The stretch of DNA ATGtaactttttgtaaaaaaataaaataaaaattttaatggAACTTTATTATATTGGGTTTCTTTAATTTCCTTAGAGATACTaattagcattttccatttataaaatagatttgtaatttttaatgtCTTGCAAAtgtgataattatttttatttttatgttcttGTAGGAAAAGGTAATTTCTTTGACAAAGTCTATAAGAGAGGAAGCCATAACTAGCCTCTTCTCCGAGACACTTCCTAGAAGCATTGCAATTGCTGATTTAGGTTGTTCTTGTGGGCCAAATACTTTGTCTGTGCTATCGGAAATTATCATCTTTGTCGAGAAGTTTTGCCAAGAATTGAATTGCTCATCTACCGaatacaagattttttttaatgatcttTCGGGGAATGACTTCAACAGCGTGTTTAAGTCACTTGACAATTTTAAAGTGAAACTACTTGATGAAATTATCAAAACTGAAATGGGTCCTTGCTACTTCTTTGGAGTTCCCGGTTCTTTTTATGGTAGAATCTTTCCTGGTCGAAGTCTAGATTTCGTGCATTCCTCATATAGTCTTCATTGGCTATCAAAGgtttatattattgaaaatGCATTGAATATCttcaagttttttattttttttactaaatgttttaaagttttagattttttttttatttcctcttTTGTTTCCTTAGCAACCCTTAAATCTATACTCttttcgtcccaaaatataaaggaaaatttgtcaaacaaaattgatgtatttaatctaaatttttaaccaaatacatcaattttttttgaccaattttcccttatattttgggacggaggaagtatattcgagcatataaatatatgtaaacatgtgtttttgtttgttatgtTGAATTGTTAGGTTCCCGAGGGTCTAGATAACAAGGGACACATTTACATTAGTAACACAAGTCCCTCAAATGTTGTCAAAGCATACTACAAGCAATTTCAAAAAGActtatcaatttttctcaagTGTCGCGCAGAGGAGCTAGTTGAAGGGGGTCGAATGGTACTAACGATCATGGGAAGAAGAAATAACGATCCATGTGACACGGAATATTTATGCGACGATTGGGAGGTTTTGGCTACTGCTCTAAATGATATGGTATTACAGGTATGTAGCTAGATAGATATCATATTAtaaatgaaagtaaaaaaaataatcatccaataaataataaaaaatatatattatttcataaatacGCACTTTTCTATTTATTGTACTAATTCGCCTTTTGTAATACTTTTCATCGTGTAACATATAAAAATGAGTGCTTAAAATTAGGCATAACAACATAATCTACTGAATTCACCTATTGCGTGTGGGTGCGGGTTGGGAAGAGAAACATGATCCCCATTAGGGTCAAGACGGGGACTCAAATTTCATTCCAGATATAATTAAAACAGCTGT from Trifolium pratense cultivar HEN17-A07 linkage group LG5, ARS_RC_1.1, whole genome shotgun sequence encodes:
- the LOC123883075 gene encoding salicylate carboxymethyltransferase-like, which produces MNLGQVHMNGGDGETSYANNSFLQEKVISLTKSIREEAITSLFSETLPRSIAIADLGCSCGPNTLSVLSEIIIFVEKFCQELNCSSTEYKIFFNDLSGNDFNSVFKSLDNFKVKLLDEIIKTEMGPCYFFGVPGSFYGRIFPGRSLDFVHSSYSLHWLSKVPEGLDNKGHIYISNTSPSNVVKAYYKQFQKDLSIFLKCRAEELVEGGRMVLTIMGRRNNDPCDTEYLCDDWEVLATALNDMVLQGFIKEDQVNNFNIPHYYPSPYEVELEVLNEGSFVINRIELFETDLSASSDKSDFDSESKMSRLFLCDKIGYNFARCMRAFVEPLLVSHFGEAIIEDIFNRYLEILIDQKPKERKNYVNVTISLTRKR